From the genome of Proteus vulgaris, one region includes:
- the gdhA gene encoding NADP-specific glutamate dehydrogenase: protein MNISGSLSSFLEGVEKYNAHQPEYHQAVREVFTTLWPFLEKNPQYREQSLLERLVEPERIIQFRVCWLDDKGQVQVNRAWRIQFNSAIGPYKGGMRFHPSVNLSILKFLGFEQTFKNALTTLPMGGAKGGSDFNPKGKSHGEVMRFCQALMTELYRHLGANTDVPAGDIGVGAREVGFMAGMMKKLSNSNECVFTGKGLSFGGSLIRPEATGYGLVYFTNAMLKRHGMSLEGMRVAVSGAGNVAQFTIEKCLELGAKVITASDSGGTVVDEAGFTTEKLTRLTEIKNNYGRVEEYAKEFGLTYLEGQQPWAIPVDIALPCATQNELDLEAAKVLIKNGVKAVAEGANMPTTIAATDAFIEAGVLFAPGKAANAGGVATSGLEMAQNAARLSWKAEKVDARLHHIMLDIHHACVNYGGEGKQTNYIQGANIAGFVKVADAMLAQGVL, encoded by the coding sequence ATGAATATATCTGGCTCATTGTCTTCGTTTTTAGAAGGGGTAGAAAAATATAACGCTCATCAACCTGAGTATCATCAGGCGGTTCGTGAAGTTTTTACCACTTTGTGGCCTTTTTTAGAAAAAAATCCACAATATCGTGAACAATCATTACTTGAGCGCTTAGTTGAGCCTGAACGTATTATTCAGTTTCGCGTTTGTTGGTTAGATGATAAAGGGCAAGTGCAAGTTAACCGTGCATGGCGTATCCAATTTAACTCAGCTATCGGGCCTTACAAAGGTGGTATGCGTTTTCATCCTTCTGTGAATCTCTCTATCCTAAAATTCTTAGGTTTTGAACAAACATTTAAAAATGCCTTAACGACATTACCAATGGGTGGCGCGAAAGGTGGCTCTGACTTTAATCCTAAAGGTAAAAGTCATGGGGAAGTCATGCGTTTTTGTCAGGCTTTAATGACTGAACTTTATCGTCATTTAGGGGCTAACACAGATGTTCCAGCAGGAGATATTGGTGTAGGTGCGCGAGAAGTTGGCTTTATGGCAGGCATGATGAAAAAACTGTCTAATAGCAATGAATGTGTATTTACAGGAAAAGGTCTTTCATTCGGGGGCAGTTTAATCCGCCCAGAAGCCACTGGATATGGTTTAGTTTACTTTACTAATGCGATGCTTAAACGTCATGGTATGTCTCTTGAGGGGATGCGTGTGGCGGTTTCTGGCGCAGGTAATGTTGCACAATTTACTATCGAAAAATGTTTAGAATTAGGCGCTAAAGTCATAACTGCATCGGATTCAGGTGGTACTGTGGTTGATGAAGCCGGATTTACTACTGAAAAACTCACACGCCTAACTGAAATTAAAAATAATTACGGTCGTGTTGAAGAGTATGCCAAAGAGTTTGGTTTAACCTATCTTGAAGGGCAACAACCTTGGGCTATTCCTGTTGATATTGCTCTACCTTGTGCAACACAAAATGAATTAGATCTAGAGGCTGCAAAAGTCTTGATCAAAAATGGTGTTAAAGCCGTTGCTGAAGGTGCGAATATGCCCACAACGATTGCAGCAACAGATGCTTTTATCGAAGCAGGTGTCCTTTTTGCACCAGGTAAAGCAGCTAATGCGGGCGGTGTTGCAACCTCTGGTTTAGAGATGGCGCAGAATGCAGCACGTTTAAGCTGGAAAGCAGAAAAAGTGGATGCTCGTTTACATCACATCATGTTAGATATTCACCATGCTTGTGTGAATTACGGTGGTGAAGGTAAGCAGACTAATTATATTCAAGGTGCGAACATTGCGGGCTTTGTCAAAGTTGCGGATGCAATGCTGGCTCAAGGCGTGCTGTAA
- the uspA gene encoding universal stress protein UspA — MAYKHILVAVDLSPESNVLVQKAVSMAKPYNAKVSLIHVDVNYSDLYTGLIDVNLGDMQQRITDETRNALKDLSDKSGYEIQETLSGSGDLGQVLVDAIKKYDMDLVVCGHHQDFWSKLMSSARQLINTVHVDMLIVPLKDDEE; from the coding sequence ATGGCTTATAAGCATATTCTAGTGGCAGTTGATTTATCCCCTGAGAGTAACGTCTTAGTACAGAAAGCTGTATCTATGGCAAAACCCTATAATGCCAAAGTTTCCTTAATTCACGTTGATGTTAACTATTCTGATCTTTATACCGGTCTAATTGATGTCAACCTCGGTGATATGCAACAACGTATTACTGATGAAACCCGTAACGCGTTAAAAGACCTCTCAGATAAATCAGGTTATGAAATTCAGGAAACCTTGAGTGGTAGCGGTGATTTAGGCCAAGTTCTGGTTGATGCGATTAAAAAATACGATATGGATTTAGTTGTTTGCGGTCATCACCAAGACTTCTGGAGCAAATTGATGTCATCAGCACGTCAATTAATTAATACTGTGCATGTTGATATGTTAATTGTTCCTCTGAAAGATGATGAAGAATAA
- the uspB gene encoding universal stress protein UspB has translation MFNVIVIFWALCILCLINMMRYFSSIRVLLTILRQSDPLLYQSVDGNGFFTMHGQFSKQLRLIRYINQRQYTNHHNPEVIMRCERIYRQFYLVSRFCILAVASLIAMLIW, from the coding sequence ATGTTTAATGTCATTGTTATCTTTTGGGCGCTCTGTATTCTTTGCCTGATTAATATGATGCGTTATTTTTCATCTATTCGGGTATTACTCACAATACTGCGCCAATCTGATCCGTTACTCTATCAATCAGTAGATGGTAATGGATTTTTTACTATGCATGGGCAATTTTCAAAACAATTGCGACTTATCCGCTACATCAACCAACGCCAATATACCAACCATCATAATCCTGAAGTGATTATGCGTTGTGAGCGAATTTATCGGCAATTTTATCTTGTTAGCCGTTTTTGTATTTTGGCTGTAGCAAGCTTAATTGCGATGCTTATTTGGTAG
- the pitA gene encoding inorganic phosphate transporter PitA has protein sequence MLHLFTDLEFHTGLMLVLALLFVLFYEAINGFHDTANAVATVIYTRAMRAQFAVVMAGVFNFLGVLLGGLSVAYAIVHLLPTDLLLNVSSGHGLAMVFSLLLAAIIWNLGTWYFGIPASSSHTLIGAIIGIGLTNAIVTDSSIVDALNIPKMISIFLSLILSPIIGLVIAGAMIFLLRRYWSGTKKRRRIHLTPAEREKQDGKRKPPFWTRTALILSAVGVSFSHGANDGQKGIGLIMLVLIGVAPAGFVVNMSASGYDITKTHDAVVHLQQYYEKHQPALQHAIENTPAVSAQTDPSDTDFHCNSARTPIVLNQTEQMLANISSYDELTADQRAQMRRLLMCIADTATEVAKLPETSAQDARFLKTLSRDLLNTVEYAPIWIIVAVALALSIGTMVGWKRVAVTIGEKIGKKGMTYAQGVSAQVTAAVSIGVASYTGMPVSTTQVLSSAVAGTMIVDGGGVQTKTVKNIALAWILTLPVSIGLSGLLYWISLTFIVNG, from the coding sequence ATGCTACATTTGTTTACTGACCTAGAATTTCATACAGGTTTAATGTTGGTTTTAGCACTGCTTTTTGTGCTATTTTATGAAGCTATTAACGGCTTCCATGATACCGCAAATGCGGTAGCAACTGTTATCTATACTCGTGCTATGCGTGCGCAATTTGCGGTCGTGATGGCGGGTGTATTTAACTTCCTTGGAGTTTTGCTCGGTGGTTTGAGTGTAGCTTATGCTATCGTTCACTTGTTACCGACAGATCTTCTGCTGAATGTGAGCTCAGGTCATGGCCTTGCTATGGTCTTCTCGTTGCTGTTAGCCGCTATTATCTGGAACTTAGGTACATGGTATTTCGGCATCCCAGCATCAAGTTCACATACGCTGATAGGTGCTATCATTGGTATTGGTTTAACAAATGCTATCGTGACAGATTCGTCTATCGTTGATGCGTTAAACATTCCAAAAATGATCAGTATCTTCCTATCTCTCATTCTTTCTCCGATTATCGGCTTGGTTATTGCAGGCGCGATGATTTTCTTACTACGCCGTTACTGGAGTGGTACGAAAAAACGTCGTCGTATTCACCTGACACCAGCTGAACGTGAAAAACAAGATGGTAAGCGTAAGCCACCATTTTGGACTCGTACTGCACTGATTTTATCTGCGGTTGGGGTTAGTTTTTCTCATGGTGCAAATGATGGGCAGAAAGGTATCGGTCTTATCATGTTGGTATTAATTGGCGTGGCGCCTGCGGGCTTTGTCGTCAATATGAGTGCTAGCGGATACGATATCACCAAAACACATGATGCCGTTGTGCACTTACAGCAGTATTATGAGAAGCATCAGCCAGCATTACAGCATGCTATCGAAAATACACCAGCAGTGTCAGCACAAACTGATCCTAGTGATACTGATTTCCATTGTAACAGCGCGAGAACGCCAATTGTTCTGAATCAAACAGAACAAATGCTGGCAAATATTAGTTCTTATGATGAACTAACAGCAGACCAGCGTGCTCAAATGCGTCGATTACTAATGTGTATCGCTGATACCGCAACAGAAGTGGCTAAATTACCTGAAACTAGCGCCCAAGATGCACGGTTCTTAAAAACATTGAGTCGTGACCTGCTAAACACTGTGGAATATGCACCGATTTGGATCATTGTTGCAGTGGCATTAGCGCTCTCTATTGGGACAATGGTAGGTTGGAAACGTGTTGCAGTAACGATTGGTGAGAAAATTGGTAAAAAAGGTATGACTTATGCTCAAGGGGTTTCTGCTCAGGTAACAGCAGCAGTGTCCATTGGTGTCGCAAGTTATACGGGTATGCCTGTATCAACAACACAAGTTTTGTCATCTGCAGTTGCAGGTACAATGATTGTTGATGGTGGAGGGGTTCAAACGAAGACGGTGAAAAATATTGCACTGGCTTGGATCTTAACATTACCAGTTAGCATTGGTTTATCAGGTTTACTTTATTGGATATCACTGACATTCATTGTGAATGGCTGA
- a CDS encoding NAD(P)/FAD-dependent oxidoreductase, which yields MGSYDTVIIGAGAAGLFCASLAGQAGLSVLVLDNGKKAGRKILMSGGGRCNFTNMYIEPSAYLSENPHFCKSALARYTQWDFLELVQKHNIAYHEKTLGQLFCDDSAQQIVDLLLAECQKGKVSVRLRSEVTLIEKTEEGFTVFVDGKAIVTPSVVIASGGLSMPGLGATPFGYKVAEQFGLPVLPTRAGLVPFTLHKPQLEQFSQLSGVAVPAIVTAKSGISFKENILFTHRGLSGPAILQISSYWQSGEYVSINLLPNIDLESLLQEKRQEHPNQSLKNTLSRLLPKRFIEIMIENKQLPDISLTQLSNERITQIVVLLQEWQVQPNGTEGYRTAEVTLGGVDTRALSSKTMEATKVKGLYFIGEVVDVTGWLGGYNFQWAWSSAYACAQSLISTPKSTFAE from the coding sequence GTGGGATCATACGATACAGTAATTATAGGTGCAGGTGCCGCGGGGCTTTTTTGTGCGTCTTTAGCAGGACAAGCAGGATTATCTGTTTTAGTGCTAGATAACGGTAAAAAAGCAGGTCGAAAAATTCTTATGTCAGGAGGCGGTCGTTGCAATTTTACCAATATGTATATTGAGCCTTCAGCCTATTTATCAGAGAATCCTCATTTTTGTAAGTCAGCACTTGCTCGCTATACACAATGGGATTTTCTTGAATTAGTGCAAAAACATAACATTGCCTATCATGAGAAAACATTAGGCCAGCTCTTTTGTGATGATTCAGCACAGCAAATTGTGGATTTATTACTTGCTGAGTGTCAAAAAGGGAAAGTAAGTGTTCGCTTACGTAGCGAGGTAACGTTAATCGAGAAAACAGAGGAAGGTTTCACTGTTTTTGTTGATGGGAAAGCGATTGTTACCCCTTCTGTTGTCATTGCCAGCGGTGGGCTTTCTATGCCTGGTTTAGGTGCTACTCCTTTTGGCTATAAAGTCGCAGAACAATTTGGCCTTCCGGTATTACCCACTCGCGCGGGCTTAGTGCCTTTTACACTACATAAACCTCAGCTTGAGCAATTTAGTCAACTATCCGGCGTGGCTGTACCTGCTATTGTGACGGCAAAAAGTGGAATAAGTTTTAAAGAAAATATTCTTTTTACTCATAGAGGTCTTTCAGGCCCTGCTATTCTGCAAATCTCTAGTTATTGGCAATCCGGAGAGTATGTAAGTATTAACTTACTTCCAAATATTGACCTTGAAAGCCTTCTACAAGAAAAACGCCAAGAACACCCAAATCAATCATTAAAAAATACATTATCTCGCTTATTACCAAAGCGTTTTATTGAAATAATGATAGAAAATAAACAGTTACCTGATATTTCCCTCACTCAACTTAGCAACGAACGTATTACTCAAATTGTAGTGTTGCTACAAGAATGGCAAGTTCAGCCTAATGGCACGGAAGGATATCGTACTGCGGAAGTCACTCTAGGTGGCGTAGATACTCGAGCCCTTTCTTCTAAAACGATGGAAGCCACCAAAGTAAAAGGACTCTATTTCATTGGTGAAGTCGTGGATGTAACAGGTTGGTTAGGTGGATATAACTTCCAATGGGCATGGAGCTCAGCCTATGCCTGTGCTCAGAGCCTTATTTCAACACCGAAATCAACTTTTGCTGAGTGA
- a CDS encoding pirin family protein, with product MIYLRKANERGHANHGWLDSWHTFSFANYYDRDFMGFSALRVINEDRVIPGEGFGTHPHKDMEILTYVLEGNIEHKDSMGNKENVPAGEFQIMSAGTGITHSEYNPNSDQGLHFYQIWIMPNTVGITPRYDQRRFDTTVSKQLILSPDARDGSLKVFQDMTLWRWNLKKGEEAQYQVEAGRNIWLQVVKGKIAINDIIATTSDGVAIADEDMIHFVGDEDSEVLLFDLPPVKA from the coding sequence ATGATTTATCTACGCAAAGCAAATGAAAGAGGACACGCTAATCATGGTTGGCTAGATAGCTGGCATACCTTCTCTTTCGCAAACTATTACGATCGTGATTTTATGGGATTTTCTGCATTACGCGTGATTAATGAAGATCGCGTAATACCTGGTGAAGGCTTTGGTACCCACCCTCATAAAGACATGGAAATTTTAACCTATGTGCTTGAAGGTAATATCGAGCACAAAGACAGTATGGGTAATAAAGAAAATGTTCCTGCGGGTGAGTTTCAGATAATGAGTGCAGGTACAGGGATCACCCATTCAGAATATAATCCAAATAGTGATCAAGGGCTGCATTTCTACCAAATTTGGATTATGCCAAATACTGTCGGTATCACACCACGTTACGATCAACGTCGTTTTGATACAACTGTAAGTAAACAGCTTATTTTGTCGCCAGATGCCCGTGATGGCTCTTTAAAAGTATTCCAAGACATGACCTTATGGCGTTGGAACCTGAAAAAAGGCGAAGAAGCACAATATCAAGTAGAAGCGGGACGCAATATTTGGCTGCAAGTTGTAAAAGGAAAAATAGCCATTAATGACATAATTGCGACCACCAGTGATGGTGTAGCTATTGCTGATGAAGATATGATCCATTTTGTTGGTGATGAAGACAGTGAGGTTTTATTGTTTGATTTGCCTCCTGTAAAAGCATAG
- the pckA gene encoding phosphoenolpyruvate carboxykinase (ATP) produces MSVKGLTPKDLQQYGIKDTSEIIYNPSYELLFNEETQPGLTGYERGTLTSLGAIAVDTGIFTGRSPKDKYIVRDDVTRDTVWWADQGKGKNDNKPLSQEVWSDLKSLVTNQLSGKRLFVVDAFCGANADTRLKVRFITEVAWQAHFVKNMFIRPEQEELENFTPDFIVMNGAKCTNPNWKEQGLNSENFVAFNLTERIQLIGGTWYGGEMKKGMFSMMNYFLPLKGMASMHCSANVGESGDVAIFFGLSGTGKTTLSTDPKRKLIGDDEHGWDDDGVFNFEGGCYAKTIHLSKEAEPDIYGAIKRDALLENVVVLSDGSVDFDDGSKTENTRVSYPIYHIDNIVKPVSKAGHAKKVIFLTADAFGVLPPVSRLTPEQTQYHFLSGFTAKLAGTERGVTEPTPTFSACFGAAFLSLHPTQYAEVLVKRMQASGAKAYLVNTGWNGTGKRISIKDTRAIIDAILNGDIDKAPMKTLPVFDLEIPTALPGVNSEILDPRDTYADKAQWDVKADDLADRFVKNFDKYTDTPAGQALTKVGPKR; encoded by the coding sequence ATGAGCGTTAAAGGTCTTACCCCTAAGGATCTCCAGCAGTACGGTATTAAGGACACAAGTGAAATCATTTATAACCCAAGCTATGAGCTGTTATTTAATGAAGAAACCCAGCCTGGATTAACAGGTTATGAACGAGGCACATTAACCTCGTTAGGCGCTATTGCCGTTGATACAGGTATATTTACTGGACGTTCTCCGAAAGATAAATACATTGTTCGTGATGATGTTACTCGTGACACGGTATGGTGGGCTGATCAGGGAAAAGGTAAAAATGATAATAAGCCACTCTCACAAGAAGTGTGGTCTGACTTAAAATCATTGGTAACCAATCAGCTATCAGGCAAACGTTTGTTTGTTGTTGATGCATTTTGTGGTGCGAATGCGGACACTCGTTTAAAAGTACGTTTTATCACGGAAGTTGCTTGGCAAGCCCATTTTGTTAAAAATATGTTTATTCGTCCTGAACAAGAAGAGCTGGAAAATTTCACACCAGACTTCATTGTGATGAACGGAGCGAAATGTACAAATCCAAATTGGAAGGAACAAGGACTTAATTCTGAGAACTTCGTTGCTTTCAATTTAACTGAACGCATTCAGTTAATCGGGGGTACTTGGTACGGTGGCGAGATGAAGAAAGGTATGTTCTCTATGATGAACTACTTCCTTCCTCTTAAAGGTATGGCTTCTATGCACTGTTCCGCAAACGTTGGCGAAAGTGGTGATGTGGCTATTTTCTTTGGCTTATCCGGTACAGGTAAAACAACCCTTTCAACAGATCCTAAGCGTAAGCTAATTGGTGATGATGAGCATGGTTGGGACGATGACGGTGTGTTTAACTTTGAAGGGGGTTGTTATGCGAAAACGATCCACTTATCAAAAGAAGCAGAGCCTGATATCTATGGTGCAATTAAACGTGACGCACTATTAGAAAACGTGGTTGTGTTATCGGATGGTTCTGTTGATTTCGACGATGGCTCAAAAACAGAAAATACCCGTGTTTCTTACCCGATTTATCATATCGATAATATTGTTAAACCTGTTTCTAAAGCGGGTCACGCTAAGAAAGTGATTTTCTTAACAGCAGATGCTTTTGGTGTGTTACCTCCTGTTTCACGTTTAACGCCGGAACAAACGCAATATCACTTCTTATCTGGCTTTACCGCTAAGCTTGCAGGAACAGAACGTGGTGTAACAGAGCCAACACCTACATTCTCAGCTTGTTTTGGTGCGGCATTCTTATCTCTGCACCCAACACAATACGCTGAAGTATTAGTAAAACGTATGCAAGCATCTGGTGCAAAAGCCTATCTGGTTAATACCGGTTGGAACGGCACAGGTAAACGTATCTCAATTAAAGATACTCGCGCTATTATTGATGCGATCTTAAATGGTGACATTGATAAAGCACCAATGAAAACATTACCTGTGTTTGATTTGGAGATCCCAACAGCACTACCAGGCGTTAACAGTGAAATTTTAGATCCTCGTGATACTTATGCTGATAAAGCGCAATGGGATGTAAAAGCAGACGATCTCGCTGATCGTTTTGTGAAGAACTTCGATAAATATACAGATACTCCAGCAGGTCAAGCACTGACAAAAGTTGGACCAAAACGTTAA
- the hslO gene encoding Hsp33 family molecular chaperone HslO, with translation MSKKDSLSRFLFEKNAVRGELVNVTETYQSMLENHHYPEPVQCLLGDLLVATSLLTATLKFEGDITVQIQGDGPVRLAVINGNNNQQMRGVARVDDDVKAGSTLKEMIGNGFMVITVTPEKCERYQGIVALDGETIEACIDNYFKQSEQLPTRVFIRSGMQAGKPAAAGMLLQVLPASEEFTAEHTAEHFELLTQLTHTIKAEELFTLDTKEILHRLYHEEDVTLYEPQAVEFHCTCSRERCENTLVTLSKEDVNHLLQEQGNIDMECEYCGTHYIFTENDINNINKLNESELH, from the coding sequence ATGTCTAAAAAAGACTCTTTATCACGTTTTTTATTTGAAAAAAACGCGGTACGTGGTGAATTGGTCAATGTGACTGAAACCTATCAATCAATGCTTGAAAATCACCATTATCCTGAGCCAGTTCAATGTCTTCTAGGTGATTTGCTGGTGGCAACGAGTTTGTTAACAGCAACGCTTAAATTTGAAGGAGATATTACTGTTCAAATACAAGGCGATGGCCCAGTACGATTGGCTGTTATCAATGGTAATAACAATCAACAAATGCGCGGTGTTGCGCGTGTGGATGATGATGTAAAGGCTGGAAGTACATTAAAAGAGATGATCGGGAATGGTTTTATGGTCATCACAGTAACACCAGAGAAATGTGAACGTTATCAAGGTATTGTTGCCCTTGATGGTGAAACTATTGAAGCTTGTATTGATAACTATTTTAAGCAATCAGAACAGTTACCAACTCGCGTATTTATTCGTAGTGGTATGCAAGCGGGTAAGCCTGCGGCTGCAGGAATGTTATTACAAGTATTACCAGCATCAGAAGAGTTCACGGCAGAACATACGGCGGAACATTTTGAATTACTTACACAATTAACTCACACCATTAAGGCTGAAGAGTTATTTACGCTGGATACTAAAGAGATCTTACATCGTTTATATCACGAAGAAGATGTTACTCTTTATGAGCCTCAAGCTGTTGAATTTCATTGTACTTGTTCGCGTGAACGCTGTGAAAATACATTAGTAACATTGTCTAAAGAAGATGTGAACCACCTGTTGCAAGAACAGGGCAATATCGATATGGAATGTGAGTATTGTGGAACTCATTATATCTTTACAGAGAATGATATTAATAATATCAATAAGTTAAATGAATCAGAATTGCACTGA
- the hslR gene encoding ribosome-associated heat shock protein Hsp15 has protein sequence MSQPSPESGVRLDKWLWAARFYKTRAIARTMIEGGKVHYNGVRGKPSKIVEEGAEIRLRQGNDERTVTILMVSSQRQGATQAQTLYCETPESIAKREKIALARKMNALTMPHPERRPDKKERRTLLRFKQTNLQESD, from the coding sequence ATGAGTCAACCATCACCAGAAAGTGGTGTCCGCTTAGATAAATGGCTCTGGGCTGCGCGTTTTTATAAAACGCGTGCCATTGCTCGCACAATGATTGAAGGTGGCAAAGTTCATTACAATGGTGTGAGAGGCAAGCCAAGTAAAATCGTTGAAGAAGGCGCAGAAATACGTCTACGACAAGGTAATGATGAACGGACAGTAACCATTCTAATGGTGAGTTCACAGCGACAAGGTGCTACACAAGCACAAACACTCTATTGTGAAACACCAGAGAGTATTGCGAAAAGAGAAAAAATTGCTCTTGCGAGAAAAATGAATGCGTTAACAATGCCTCATCCTGAACGTCGCCCTGATAAAAAGGAAAGACGCACCTTACTTCGCTTCAAACAGACAAATTTACAAGAATCGGATTAA
- the umoB gene encoding flagellar biogenesis regulator UmoB produces MRLSVIILAILMISLFIMAAFLFFKRRRLDDSHHLPSLAKPTYRKLTSDDYGLISDYLSYFGTSDFSSGYSLQNFPEMPIKGEVVTTLRNIVNRFAGSSEGLNHWRYYIDAVEIHIPPLLVPYLQQENVLDVVCTPSIPIVIGVNGHFLKDEKIHFSALSLKQLSEPILANGSSTIQKNEGDAAHLLQIREETNEEYRLHNSSGFWDGSFVCIGLTLWLTALMMPQVFLPWILAIGSSFLAIGIFLIHNPLIKPRKQEVHCFKGRLKRWGLFGNFDHGQVKNVSLGGIDLIYPPHWEPYIQGDIDKVTYLEMYPSHHVIKQGSYLSLHDEEKNYPYKRYIKNIIFVFWSLFIIGMLYLYQPLSLSMKLSFSWLKDTEPHLVTNFTELETTDLHVGDIIQAKGVGMCYMPPNLSSKNNKTIFAPFDCSGIYWNNSNPMPMPESSTIEKAAALLHMVEEQLHPVSNNRVNPSLGQAITKSGMNLLDNFDGIVLKTQDLCPRENECIRLKMALVNLSNVNDWSALVQRAESGKLTGTNVLLRAVSAEALEKLIDTTTSSFIYREIDKAAILLNSPPPGGVLLISDERKQLVDYASNSNSVFEPTPLEQWRELQRLSDILLHTPFDTGGVITGMVVDANGTLQIFLHSLPDSMTMLYYIGNTLLLFLAIGFLVLNLFLIIRRRRQNNQRMNKISLYYEHCFYRPPQ; encoded by the coding sequence ATGAGATTATCAGTCATTATATTGGCTATCTTGATGATAAGCCTATTTATAATGGCCGCCTTTCTATTCTTTAAAAGAAGGCGGCTTGATGACTCACATCATCTCCCATCTCTTGCCAAACCAACGTATCGTAAGCTCACTTCAGATGACTATGGGCTTATTAGTGATTATTTATCTTATTTTGGTACGTCTGATTTTTCTTCTGGATATTCATTACAAAACTTCCCCGAAATGCCAATTAAAGGCGAAGTCGTTACGACATTAAGAAATATCGTTAACCGTTTTGCTGGCTCATCGGAAGGGTTAAATCATTGGCGTTACTATATTGATGCTGTAGAAATTCATATTCCCCCGCTGCTTGTTCCTTATCTTCAACAAGAAAATGTCCTCGATGTTGTGTGTACGCCATCTATCCCCATCGTAATTGGTGTTAATGGACATTTTTTAAAAGATGAAAAAATTCATTTTTCTGCGCTGAGTTTAAAGCAACTTTCTGAACCTATCTTGGCAAATGGTTCATCCACGATCCAAAAGAATGAAGGTGATGCTGCTCACCTCCTGCAAATTAGAGAAGAGACTAACGAAGAATACCGATTACATAACTCATCTGGCTTTTGGGATGGTTCTTTTGTTTGTATAGGGCTTACATTATGGTTAACGGCCCTAATGATGCCTCAGGTTTTTCTTCCTTGGATCTTAGCGATAGGAAGCTCATTTCTTGCCATCGGTATTTTCCTTATTCACAATCCTTTGATTAAACCTCGTAAGCAAGAAGTCCATTGTTTTAAAGGACGTTTAAAACGCTGGGGGCTTTTCGGCAATTTTGATCATGGGCAGGTGAAAAATGTTTCTTTAGGGGGTATTGATCTTATTTATCCACCTCATTGGGAGCCTTATATTCAAGGTGATATTGATAAAGTCACCTATTTAGAAATGTATCCTAGTCATCATGTTATAAAGCAAGGAAGTTATCTTTCATTACATGACGAAGAAAAAAATTATCCTTATAAACGGTACATTAAAAATATTATTTTCGTTTTTTGGAGCTTATTTATTATTGGCATGTTGTATCTTTATCAGCCACTTTCTCTTTCAATGAAACTCAGTTTTTCATGGCTTAAAGATACAGAACCTCATTTAGTCACTAATTTTACCGAATTGGAAACAACCGATTTGCATGTTGGAGATATTATTCAGGCGAAAGGGGTGGGTATGTGTTATATGCCACCTAATCTATCAAGTAAGAATAATAAAACCATTTTTGCACCTTTTGATTGTTCGGGCATTTACTGGAATAACAGCAATCCAATGCCAATGCCTGAGTCGAGCACAATCGAAAAAGCAGCTGCTTTATTACATATGGTTGAAGAGCAGCTTCATCCCGTTTCTAATAACCGAGTTAACCCAAGTTTAGGTCAAGCCATTACTAAATCAGGAATGAATCTTTTAGATAATTTCGATGGTATTGTGTTGAAAACACAGGATTTATGCCCACGAGAAAATGAATGTATCCGCTTGAAAATGGCGTTAGTTAACTTGAGTAACGTTAATGACTGGAGTGCATTAGTTCAACGTGCTGAGAGTGGTAAACTAACAGGCACCAATGTTTTATTACGTGCAGTAAGTGCGGAGGCCTTGGAAAAGCTTATCGACACCACCACATCTTCTTTTATCTATCGAGAAATAGATAAAGCCGCAATACTGTTAAATAGTCCGCCACCAGGTGGTGTGCTATTAATCAGTGATGAAAGAAAACAGCTCGTTGATTACGCGTCAAACTCAAACTCAGTGTTTGAACCCACGCCGTTAGAACAGTGGCGGGAGTTACAACGTTTATCCGATATTTTATTGCATACCCCTTTTGATACGGGTGGAGTAATAACAGGCATGGTTGTTGATGCTAATGGTACGTTACAGATATTTTTACATAGCCTACCTGATTCAATGACAATGTTATATTACATCGGTAATACGTTATTATTGTTTCTTGCTATCGGGTTCTTAGTATTGAACCTCTTTCTTATCATCCGGCGTCGGCGACAAAACAACCAACGCATGAATAAAATCAGTCTCTATTATGAGCACTGTTTTTATCGCCCTCCTCAGTAA